From one Ctenopharyngodon idella isolate HZGC_01 chromosome 15, HZGC01, whole genome shotgun sequence genomic stretch:
- the LOC127495171 gene encoding protein Smaug homolog 2 — protein MMFRDQVGILTDWFKSWNECEQTVALLSLLKRVSRTQARFLHICLDHWLADCTEIHILEAEANNAAIVSQWQQEPKEKAVSLLLSHLPLLQPRNSEAKCEYMNLLQKVLSHTIESSLFVEESRQLLSYALIHPATTLDDRNSLAMWLNHLEEHLSSRPPPPGPYHHARQGSDEWPCSAESLEPSYSWQEKLPSTCSSPAGQNGHMPFPGTGGVTSPVNSGGNTGLPGQVQPSPLKPSMSLTPANQPACSSDWLNQEEGVGCQGVAGAEHAPLSPQSSVASSGSEQTEEQSNTRNTFQEDGSGMKDVPAWLKSLRLHKYASLFSQMTYEEMMILTEQHLESQNVTKGARHKIALSIQKLRERQSLLKSLEKDILEGGNVRNALQELQQIIITPIKVYTPPTAAQKEVEPGVTPVDKAANPSEEKDTEGFQTHNPPACDGESSSAPISDGDIAGQFTRVMGKVCTQLLVSRPDEENISCYLQLIEKCLTHEAFTETQKKRLLSWKQQVLKLLRLFPRKTMMDSGVYRRGWPAYGSNSLPTAGSVSAGLGRRGQRPFQMPPRGAPPPGRMGLMTAGGLTGASPRHSLANPAAVSAQGRQNLWFGNPGGSNSMPSQSRSSVQRTHSLPVHTSPQTMLLFQQQECQVPGTDLEINPTLESLCLSMTEHALGDGMDRTSTI, from the exons ATGATGTTCCGGGACCAAGTGGGGATTTTGACAGACTGGTTTAAGAGCTGGAACGAGTGTGAACAGACAGTGGCGCTATTGTCATTGTTGAAGCGTGTTTCTCGGACACAGGCCCGGTTTCTGCACATCTGTCTGGACCACTGGCTGGCCGACTGCACAGAGATACACATACTAGAGGCAGAAGCCAACAATGCAG cCATCGTCAGTCAATGGCAGCAGGAGCCGAAGGAGAAAGCCGTGTCCCTCCTGCTATCCCATCTCCCCCTGCTGCAGCCACGGAACAGCGAAGCCAAGTGTGAATACATGAACCTCCTGCAGAAGGTCTTGAGCCACACTATCGAGAGCAGCCTGTTTGTGGAGGAGAGTCGGCAGCTGCTTTCCTACGCCCTCATTCATCCCGCCACCACCCTTGACGACCGCAACTCTCTGGCCATGTGGCTCAATCATCTGGAGGAGCACCTGTCATCCCGGCCGCCTCCGCCCGGACCGTACCATCACGCCCGGCAGGGGTCAGACGAGTGGCCCTGTTCGGCCGAGTCCCTGGAGCCGTCGTACTCCTGGCAAGAGAAGCTGCCATCCACATGCAGCTCGCCGGCCGGACAGAACGGACACATGCCTTTCCCTGGCACGGGTGGCGTGACCTCGCCTGTCAACAGCGGCGGCAACACGG GACTGCCTGGTCAGGTGCAGCCAAGCCCACTGAAGCCCTCGATGTCACTCACACCCGCCAATCAGCCAGCCTgcagctctgattggctgaaccAGGAGGAGGGTGTTGGATGTCAGGGTGTGGCCGGAGCAGAACACGCCCCCCTGTCGCCCCAGAGCAGCGTCGCATCATCAGGCAGCGAACAGACGGAGGAACAGAGCAACACGCGCAACACATTTCAGGAGGACGGGAGTGGAATGAAAG ACGTCCCGGCCTGGCTGAAGAGTCTTCGTCTGCATAAATACGCATCGCTATTTTCTCAGATGACGTATGAAGAGATGATGATTCTCACAGAACAACACCTGGAGTCGCAG AACGTGACAAAGGGAGCTCGACATAAGATCGCTCTGAGCATACAGAAACTTAGAGAACGACAGAGCCTCCTGAAATCTCTTGAAAAG GATATTCTGGAAGGCGGGAACGTTCGGAATGCTTTGCAAGAGCTTCAGCAGATCATCATCACGCCAATCAAAGTTTATACCCCGCCCACTGCTGCCCAGAAGGAGGTGGAGCCTGGAGTTACACCTGTTGATAAAGCAGCCAATCCCAGCGAAGAGAAGGACACTGAGGGCTTCCAGACCCACAATCCTCCAGCGTGTGATGGAGAGTCCTCGTCCGCACCCATCTCTGACGGAGATATCGCGGGACAGTTCACGCGTGTGATGGGGAAAG TTTGTACGCAGCTGTTGGTGTCCAGACCGGACGAGGAGAACATCAGCTGTTACCTGCAGCTCATTGAGAAATGTCTTACGCACGAG GCGTTCACAGAGACGCAGAAGAAGCGGCTGTTATCGTGGAAACAGCAGGTGCTGAAGTTGCTCCGCCTCTTCCCACGGAAAACCATGATGGACAGCGGCGTGTACCGGAGAGG GTGGCCGGCGTACGGATCCAACTCTCTGCCCACAGCTGGATCTGTGAGCGCAGGTTTGGGCAGACGGGGGCAGAGGCCCTTCCAGATGCCCCCGCGAGGAGCTCCACCACCCGGCCGCATGGGGCTGATGACTGCCGGCGGTCTGACCGGAGCATCGCCCCGACACTCGCTCGCCAACCCCGCGGCCGTCAGTGCACAGGGTCGACAG AACCTGTGGTTCGGGAATCCTGGAGGTAGTAACAGCATGCCGAGCCAGAGCAGAAGTTCTGTGCAGAGAACTCATTCTCTTCCTGTTCACACGTCTCCACAGACCATGCTTCTGTTCCAACAACAAG AATGCCAAGTTCCGGGGACAGATCTGGAGATTAACCCCACGCTGGAGTCTCTGTGCCTCAGCATGACAGAGCATGCCTTAGGAG ACGGAATGGACAGAACGTCGACGATATGA